TTCGTCACTGCGAAAAAACCGATAGGGGTGATCGACCCGGTCGCAGGTCTGCAAGGCTGCATCGCTGGGCTTCTCATCGGTAAACAAGGGATGGCCGGCAGCGCAGTACAGATGCTGGGTTTCGCTGAACAACTGCTGATAGTCGAAGGCACTTTGCACTTGCGAGAAATAACCGATGGCCAGATCCAGCCGCTGTTGTAACAACAACCGTTCCATCTCGCCGGGCATGGCACTGATCAGTTCGATGCGCACCGACTCATCACGCTCGCGAAAGCGCCGGATCGCCACCGCCACCCGTTGCAATACCGATTGATCGACCGACTCGGAAATCCCCAGACGCACTTCACCGATCAAACGCCCGGCGACGCCGTTGGATTGATGGCGGAAGGTTTCGATCGATTCAAACAATGCACGCACCGCGATCAGCAATTGCTCGCCCTTGGGCGTAACGCTGAAACCAGCCTTGCCACGGCTGCATAAACGGTAACCAAGGCGGGTTTCCAGTTTGGCCATTTGCTGGCTGATGCTCGATTGGCTCAGGCCCAGATCACCTTGGGCAGCGCTGAAGCCACCGCACTCGACCACCCGCACAAACAAGCGCAACAGCTGCAAATCGACGTCGTGCAATTGACCCAACATCACATTACTCCGGGATAAAGTCAGGATAATTATTCGGCTATTTTTCTAATGTATCCGACGACGCATCCTGCAACCACTTCCTCCGGTCAGGTGTTCGTCATGGCTCCCGTGTTCAAGCTGTGTTTACCCGCGCTGCTGTTGTCCGTAGCTGTTCAGGCTCAGGCCGAGGACAACACCCTCAACCTCTACAGCTGGGCCGACTACGTGCCGCCGCGAACCCTGCAACGGTTCGAGCAGGAAACCGGCATTCATGTGCGCTACGACACCTTTGATACCTCCGAGGTGCTGGAGACCAAATTGCTCACCGGCGGCAGCGGTTACGACGTGGTGGTGCCGTCGTCCAGCGTTCTGGCGCGTGGACTGGCGGCCGGCGCATTGAAGGAAATCTCCCATGAGAGCCTCAAGGGCTACGCCAATCTTGATCCGGATTTGCTCGAAAAAATGGCCGCTGTCGACCCCGGCAATCGCTTCGGCGTGCCGTACACCTGGGGCACGCTGGGTCTGGGTATTAACGTCGAGGCCGTGAAGAAACGGTTGCCCGAGGTGCCGCTGAACAGCTTGGATCTGCTGTTCAAACCCGAGAACGCCAGCAAGCTCAAGGATTGCGGTATCGCCATTCTCGATTCGCCGCAGGAGGTCATTGGTTTGGCTCTGCATTACTTGGGTAAAGATCCCTACAGCACCGACAAGAATGATCTGGCTGCCGCCGAGGCGTTGTTGCAGAAACTTCAGCCGTCGGTG
This region of Pseudomonas sp. R84 genomic DNA includes:
- a CDS encoding LysR family transcriptional regulator — encoded protein: MLGQLHDVDLQLLRLFVRVVECGGFSAAQGDLGLSQSSISQQMAKLETRLGYRLCSRGKAGFSVTPKGEQLLIAVRALFESIETFRHQSNGVAGRLIGEVRLGISESVDQSVLQRVAVAIRRFRERDESVRIELISAMPGEMERLLLQQRLDLAIGYFSQVQSAFDYQQLFSETQHLYCAAGHPLFTDEKPSDAALQTCDRVDHPYRFFRSDEPFQGKVCSARSEQVEGTLTFILSGKHVGYLPDHYARSWQEKGLLRPIREGELSFEVGFHLARHRAQVPGDAQKAFEEDLLSAFA
- a CDS encoding polyamine ABC transporter substrate-binding protein, with product MAPVFKLCLPALLLSVAVQAQAEDNTLNLYSWADYVPPRTLQRFEQETGIHVRYDTFDTSEVLETKLLTGGSGYDVVVPSSSVLARGLAAGALKEISHESLKGYANLDPDLLEKMAAVDPGNRFGVPYTWGTLGLGINVEAVKKRLPEVPLNSLDLLFKPENASKLKDCGIAILDSPQEVIGLALHYLGKDPYSTDKNDLAAAEALLQKLQPSVLYVASGRQINDLASGNVCLALTYNGDASMAADQARKANKQYEVAYRIPKEGTLVWQDNLAIPKDAPHPEAARAFIEFMLRPDSVAELTNTLFFATANQAATPLVDEAVRNDPDIYPPSDVRARLYADRSMSLKDMRQRTRLWTTFRSHQ